DNA sequence from the Geoalkalibacter ferrihydriticus DSM 17813 genome:
CTGACCGTCGCGGTGGCACTGCTTGCACTGCTTGGCGCCTGCAAGGGGGAAGAAAAGCACGAAGCAGCCCCGGAGCCGGAGCGGGAGCAAACTCGGATTGAACAAGCCAGAGATGAGGTGGTCGAGACAACGGAAAGTGCTCAGGAAAAAGCTGCCGAGGAGGCTGAGGTTGTCGCTGAAAAATCCAGGGAGGGCTATGAACAGGTCAAGGAATCCAGCGCAGAGACTTACGATAAAGTCAAGGAAACTACCGCGGATACTTACGAGAAAGCCAAGGAAACCGGCGCCGCGGCGGTAGAGAAGACCGAGGAAATGGCAGAGAAAGCGGTGGAGAAGGGCTCCGAGGTCGTTGATAAAGCAACCACCGCCGCCGGACCCGCCGTGGTCATTTATGAGGCGCGTAACGGCAACGTGACCTTCGACCATAAAATGCATGCCGAAGCCCTGGCATGTAACTTGTGCCACACAGAAATGCCGGCGCAAATGACCATCACCCTTGATCAGGCCAGCGCCCACGAACTGTGTATCGGATGCCACCGGGATCAGGGCGCGGGACCAACCGCCTGCAACGCCTGTCACATCCGCTAGCCGGGCGACTTCATAAAAAGGAGAAATCTTCATGGCTGACAAAGATTGCATCAACCCCGAAGAGCATTGCGCTCTGCACGCCTGCCAGTTGACCTACAAAGAGCGGAATCCCGAAATCGAAAAGCTCTTTGAAGACCCGCGCTATGTCTGCGCCAACTGTGGGGCGCGCACACACCTGGACGAGAATCTGTGCAACCCACGCCCTTTGTAAACCAGGGGCTCCAAATCATAGCTCGAAGACAAACGGAGCATCCCGCCATCAGGGAAGGCTCCGTTTGTCTTTATGCCGCGTCCGGCCCTTAATCGTTGCTGTCACTGCTTCAGCATGCACCGCAGACTGCGGCACAATTGGCTATTGTCGCCCTAATCGTTACAAGTCCTTCTGTTTTTTCTCCAGGTCCTCCAATTCAATTTTAATGGCATCGGTGCTTATGGCGATCTCATAAAGGGAGTAACCCAGGGACAAAACCAGCACGAAAAGGCTCAAACCAAAAGAAATTTCCGCAATACGCCCCTGATTCGTAAAGATAAAGAACATGGATAGGGCGCAAAGGATAAAGCTGGTCACACCATAGGCCTGCATGGCCTTGATCAAGCCGATGCGCTTGCGCAGATTGGCAATCTGCCGAGCGGTCACATCCTGCACGTCACTCCGCCGCCGCTCATGCAATTGTCGAATCAGTTGAGCCAGCACCAGAAAGCGGTTGGTGTAGGCCAACAGCAACAGAGAAATCGCTGGGAACAGCAGCGCGGGTGTCGTCAAGTCAATCGATTCCATAAAACTCTCCTGGGGAAAATGAGGTTTGCCTCCCGCACCCCGTCCTGGAACTCTGGAACAGAAAGCCAGACAAGGGGCGTGGCCGACGCCATTCCCATCGGTTACAATGAACGCATGATCGCCGAAAAAACAACATTAACTTTGCGCCTGACCGGCTTGTTGATACTCATCACCC
Encoded proteins:
- a CDS encoding cytochrome c3 family protein, coding for MHSKFMKLTVAVALLALLGACKGEEKHEAAPEPEREQTRIEQARDEVVETTESAQEKAAEEAEVVAEKSREGYEQVKESSAETYDKVKETTADTYEKAKETGAAAVEKTEEMAEKAVEKGSEVVDKATTAAGPAVVIYEARNGNVTFDHKMHAEALACNLCHTEMPAQMTITLDQASAHELCIGCHRDQGAGPTACNACHIR
- a CDS encoding DUF2721 domain-containing protein, with product MDLTTPALLFPAISLLLLAYTNRFLVLAQLIRQLHERRRSDVQDVTARQIANLRKRIGLIKAMQAYGVTSFILCALSMFFIFTNQGRIAEISFGLSLFVLVLSLGYSLYEIAISTDAIKIELEDLEKKQKDL